A stretch of the Denticeps clupeoides chromosome 6, fDenClu1.1, whole genome shotgun sequence genome encodes the following:
- the alcama gene encoding CD166 antigen homolog A isoform X2: protein MPSSAACLLRAFVAAVMCLPVSSSIPTAIGSYGENIEVPCFYTTPLPSDLIFIKWKYTQDDGLSGDLLVKQAQKAEATISAMGLYKDRVSLSNTSSLILSKGVLADQRTFTCMVVGPSSLNEYPVQVKVYKKPSAPQIKNKAKELENGKLTMLGECVTQDANPAANVTWAKNGQPLVNDGSTVKISNQVTVNKATGLSTTTSALQYTAGKGDVDSKFTCLVQQEAGPVQTTTPETFTINYPTEKMSLQVVGEGTLKEGDSLVLKCQADGNPPPTKFYFHIKGQKVPVDNDTLVMPGVTRDKSGQYKCSLYDNEKMEATKDIVVNYLDLSLSPSGSVLKNHGEALPVTVLKNASGEVKVWWTKDNVKLEKQPDFKSLRYADAGLYLVEASLAGIKRTQSFQLVVQGKPIITHLSKAYSTDKNHKVLTCEAEGSPKPTLQWSVNGTDEENFYDKGKVIYKITVVPSQNLTVSCTASNALGEESRFIDVFSYRYEDADQAKVIVGVVVGLLLAAAIVGLIYWVYMKKSRQGSWKTGEKETGTSEEEKKLEENNHKAEV from the exons TCAGCAGCAGTATTCCAACCGCCATCGGATCATATGGCGAAAACATTGAAGTGCCATGTTTCTACACAACCCCCTTACCATCAGATCTTATCTTCATCAAGTGGAAATAT ACTCAAGATGATGGCCTGTCTGGGGACCTGCTGGTCAAACAGGCCCAGAAGGCTGAGGCCACCATCAGTGCCATGGGCCTCTACAAGGACAGGGTGAGCCTGTCCAACACTTCCAGCTTGATTCTGTCCAAGGGCGTCCTGGCTGACCAGAGGACCTTCACCTGCATGGTGGTTGGTCCATCCAGCCTCAATGAATACCCAGTCCAAGTTAAAGTCTACA agAAGCCGTCAGCACCCCAGATCAAAAATAAAGCTAAAGAACTGGAAAATGGCAAGCTGACCATG CTTGGAGAATGTGTCACACAAGATGCCAACCCTGCTGCTAACGTCACGTGGGCCAAGAACGGCCAGCCGCTGGTGAATGACGGCAGCa CTGTTAAGATCAGTAACCAGGTCACCGTGAACAAGGCCACAGGCCTGTCCACCACCACGTCGGCGCTGCAGTACACGGCGGGGAAGGGCGACGTGGACTCCAAGTTCACCTGCCTGGTCCAGCAGGAGGCGGGGCCGGTCCAGACCACCACCCCCGAGACCTTCACCATTAACT ACCCCACGGAGAAGATGAGTCTGCAAGTGGTGGGCGAGGGGACGCTGAAGGAGGGGGACAGCCTGGTTCTGAAGTGCCAGGCTGACGGAAACCCTCCCCCCACCAAATTCTACTTCCACATCAAG GGACAGAAGGTCCCCGTGGACAACGACACCCTGGTCATGCCCGGCGTCACACGGGACAAAAGCGGCCAGTACAAGTGCTCCCTGTACGACAACGAGAAGATGGAGGCGACCAAGGACATCGTTGTCAACT ACCTGGACCTGAGCCTCAGTCCTTCTGGAAGCGTCCTGAAGAACCACGGAGAGGCCTTGCCGGTGACGGTGCTGAAGAATGCTTCTGGTGAAGTGAAGGTTTGGTGGACCAAG GACAACGTCAAGCTGGAGAAGCAGCCCGACTTCAAGTCCCTGAGGTACGCAGACGCGGGTCTGTACCTGGTGGAGGCGTCACTGGCCGGGATCAAGCGCACCCAGTCCTTCCAGCTCGTCGTCCAAG GAAAACCCATCATCACCCACCTGAGCAAGGCCTACAGCACGGACAAAAACCACAAGGTCCTGACCTGCGAGGCTGAAGGCTCCCCCAAGCCCACCCTCCAGTGGAGCGTGAACGGCACCGAC GAAGAGAATTTCTATGACAAAGGAAAAGTCATTTACAAGATTACAGTGGTGCCCAGCCAGAACCTCACCGTGTCCTGCACGGCATCCAACGCGCTGGGAGAAGAGTCCAGGTTCATCGACGTGTTCTCCT ACAGGTACGAGGACGCGGACCAGGCCAAGGTCATCGTGGGCGTGGTGGTGGGACTCCTACTGGCTGCTGCCATTGTCGGCCTCATCTACTGGGTCTACATGAAGAAGTCCAG GCAAGGAAGCTGGAAGACCGGAGAGAAGGAGACGGGCACgtcggaggaggagaagaagctggaggagaatAATCACAAAGCTGAAGTGTag
- the alcama gene encoding CD166 antigen homolog A isoform X1, whose amino-acid sequence MPSSAACLLRAFVAAVMCLPVSSSIPTAIGSYGENIEVPCFYTTPLPSDLIFIKWKYTQDDGLSGDLLVKQAQKAEATISAMGLYKDRVSLSNTSSLILSKGVLADQRTFTCMVVGPSSLNEYPVQVKVYKKPSAPQIKNKAKELENGKLTMLGECVTQDANPAANVTWAKNGQPLVNDGSTVKISNQVTVNKATGLSTTTSALQYTAGKGDVDSKFTCLVQQEAGPVQTTTPETFTINYPTEKMSLQVVGEGTLKEGDSLVLKCQADGNPPPTKFYFHIKGQKVPVDNDTLVMPGVTRDKSGQYKCSLYDNEKMEATKDIVVNYLDLSLSPSGSVLKNHGEALPVTVLKNASGEVKVWWTKDNVKLEKQPDFKSLRYADAGLYLVEASLAGIKRTQSFQLVVQGKPIITHLSKAYSTDKNHKVLTCEAEGSPKPTLQWSVNGTDEENFYDKGKVIYKITVVPSQNLTVSCTASNALGEESRFIDVFSLNGNGPHHEDRYEDADQAKVIVGVVVGLLLAAAIVGLIYWVYMKKSRQGSWKTGEKETGTSEEEKKLEENNHKAEV is encoded by the exons TCAGCAGCAGTATTCCAACCGCCATCGGATCATATGGCGAAAACATTGAAGTGCCATGTTTCTACACAACCCCCTTACCATCAGATCTTATCTTCATCAAGTGGAAATAT ACTCAAGATGATGGCCTGTCTGGGGACCTGCTGGTCAAACAGGCCCAGAAGGCTGAGGCCACCATCAGTGCCATGGGCCTCTACAAGGACAGGGTGAGCCTGTCCAACACTTCCAGCTTGATTCTGTCCAAGGGCGTCCTGGCTGACCAGAGGACCTTCACCTGCATGGTGGTTGGTCCATCCAGCCTCAATGAATACCCAGTCCAAGTTAAAGTCTACA agAAGCCGTCAGCACCCCAGATCAAAAATAAAGCTAAAGAACTGGAAAATGGCAAGCTGACCATG CTTGGAGAATGTGTCACACAAGATGCCAACCCTGCTGCTAACGTCACGTGGGCCAAGAACGGCCAGCCGCTGGTGAATGACGGCAGCa CTGTTAAGATCAGTAACCAGGTCACCGTGAACAAGGCCACAGGCCTGTCCACCACCACGTCGGCGCTGCAGTACACGGCGGGGAAGGGCGACGTGGACTCCAAGTTCACCTGCCTGGTCCAGCAGGAGGCGGGGCCGGTCCAGACCACCACCCCCGAGACCTTCACCATTAACT ACCCCACGGAGAAGATGAGTCTGCAAGTGGTGGGCGAGGGGACGCTGAAGGAGGGGGACAGCCTGGTTCTGAAGTGCCAGGCTGACGGAAACCCTCCCCCCACCAAATTCTACTTCCACATCAAG GGACAGAAGGTCCCCGTGGACAACGACACCCTGGTCATGCCCGGCGTCACACGGGACAAAAGCGGCCAGTACAAGTGCTCCCTGTACGACAACGAGAAGATGGAGGCGACCAAGGACATCGTTGTCAACT ACCTGGACCTGAGCCTCAGTCCTTCTGGAAGCGTCCTGAAGAACCACGGAGAGGCCTTGCCGGTGACGGTGCTGAAGAATGCTTCTGGTGAAGTGAAGGTTTGGTGGACCAAG GACAACGTCAAGCTGGAGAAGCAGCCCGACTTCAAGTCCCTGAGGTACGCAGACGCGGGTCTGTACCTGGTGGAGGCGTCACTGGCCGGGATCAAGCGCACCCAGTCCTTCCAGCTCGTCGTCCAAG GAAAACCCATCATCACCCACCTGAGCAAGGCCTACAGCACGGACAAAAACCACAAGGTCCTGACCTGCGAGGCTGAAGGCTCCCCCAAGCCCACCCTCCAGTGGAGCGTGAACGGCACCGAC GAAGAGAATTTCTATGACAAAGGAAAAGTCATTTACAAGATTACAGTGGTGCCCAGCCAGAACCTCACCGTGTCCTGCACGGCATCCAACGCGCTGGGAGAAGAGTCCAGGTTCATCGACGTGTTCTCCT TAAATGGAAATGGGCCACATCACGAAG ACAGGTACGAGGACGCGGACCAGGCCAAGGTCATCGTGGGCGTGGTGGTGGGACTCCTACTGGCTGCTGCCATTGTCGGCCTCATCTACTGGGTCTACATGAAGAAGTCCAG GCAAGGAAGCTGGAAGACCGGAGAGAAGGAGACGGGCACgtcggaggaggagaagaagctggaggagaatAATCACAAAGCTGAAGTGTag
- the alcama gene encoding CD166 antigen homolog A isoform X3, protein MPSSAACLLRAFVAAVMCLPVSSSIPTAIGSYGENIEVPCFYTTPLPSDLIFIKWKYTQDDGLSGDLLVKQAQKAEATISAMGLYKDRVSLSNTSSLILSKGVLADQRTFTCMVVGPSSLNEYPVQVKVYKKPSAPQIKNKAKELENGKLTMLGECVTQDANPAANVTWAKNGQPLVNDGSTVKISNQVTVNKATGLSTTTSALQYTAGKGDVDSKFTCLVQQEAGPVQTTTPETFTINYPTEKMSLQVVGEGTLKEGDSLVLKCQADGNPPPTKFYFHIKGQKVPVDNDTLVMPGVTRDKSGQYKCSLYDNEKMEATKDIVVNYLDLSLSPSGSVLKNHGEALPVTVLKNASGEVKVWWTKDNVKLEKQPDFKSLRYADAGLYLVEASLAGIKRTQSFQLVVQGKPIITHLSKAYSTDKNHKVLTCEAEGSPKPTLQWSVNGTDVSPLTVNMNMRYNSHGHCQNDE, encoded by the exons TCAGCAGCAGTATTCCAACCGCCATCGGATCATATGGCGAAAACATTGAAGTGCCATGTTTCTACACAACCCCCTTACCATCAGATCTTATCTTCATCAAGTGGAAATAT ACTCAAGATGATGGCCTGTCTGGGGACCTGCTGGTCAAACAGGCCCAGAAGGCTGAGGCCACCATCAGTGCCATGGGCCTCTACAAGGACAGGGTGAGCCTGTCCAACACTTCCAGCTTGATTCTGTCCAAGGGCGTCCTGGCTGACCAGAGGACCTTCACCTGCATGGTGGTTGGTCCATCCAGCCTCAATGAATACCCAGTCCAAGTTAAAGTCTACA agAAGCCGTCAGCACCCCAGATCAAAAATAAAGCTAAAGAACTGGAAAATGGCAAGCTGACCATG CTTGGAGAATGTGTCACACAAGATGCCAACCCTGCTGCTAACGTCACGTGGGCCAAGAACGGCCAGCCGCTGGTGAATGACGGCAGCa CTGTTAAGATCAGTAACCAGGTCACCGTGAACAAGGCCACAGGCCTGTCCACCACCACGTCGGCGCTGCAGTACACGGCGGGGAAGGGCGACGTGGACTCCAAGTTCACCTGCCTGGTCCAGCAGGAGGCGGGGCCGGTCCAGACCACCACCCCCGAGACCTTCACCATTAACT ACCCCACGGAGAAGATGAGTCTGCAAGTGGTGGGCGAGGGGACGCTGAAGGAGGGGGACAGCCTGGTTCTGAAGTGCCAGGCTGACGGAAACCCTCCCCCCACCAAATTCTACTTCCACATCAAG GGACAGAAGGTCCCCGTGGACAACGACACCCTGGTCATGCCCGGCGTCACACGGGACAAAAGCGGCCAGTACAAGTGCTCCCTGTACGACAACGAGAAGATGGAGGCGACCAAGGACATCGTTGTCAACT ACCTGGACCTGAGCCTCAGTCCTTCTGGAAGCGTCCTGAAGAACCACGGAGAGGCCTTGCCGGTGACGGTGCTGAAGAATGCTTCTGGTGAAGTGAAGGTTTGGTGGACCAAG GACAACGTCAAGCTGGAGAAGCAGCCCGACTTCAAGTCCCTGAGGTACGCAGACGCGGGTCTGTACCTGGTGGAGGCGTCACTGGCCGGGATCAAGCGCACCCAGTCCTTCCAGCTCGTCGTCCAAG GAAAACCCATCATCACCCACCTGAGCAAGGCCTACAGCACGGACAAAAACCACAAGGTCCTGACCTGCGAGGCTGAAGGCTCCCCCAAGCCCACCCTCCAGTGGAGCGTGAACGGCACCGACGTAAGTCCCCTCACGGTGAac atgAACATGCGTTATAACAGCCACGGCCACTGCCAGAATgatgagtga